Proteins from a genomic interval of Arthrobacter sp. CAN_C5:
- a CDS encoding DUF3662 and FHA domain-containing protein codes for MGILDNVERGLEKMVRGAFSTGSRSQVQPVEIASALRRELDNKSITLTEGRTLAPNVFTARLSDSDFALAQEWGSTLAEELCDVVIKHVNSQGYTLRGPLKVSFTRDAELKAGVFEVDSATEKQAGPRRPTTPNAPTRQPTRLQPVLDLDGQRYSLNAGSIILGRSSEADILVDDTGVSRKHLEIRTQGGSTRAVDLGSTNGSYVNGQRVQGETDLSDGSIITMGRTRMTFRLIPVPNGGR; via the coding sequence ATGGGTATTTTGGACAACGTGGAACGCGGATTGGAAAAGATGGTCCGCGGCGCCTTCTCCACCGGATCACGGTCCCAGGTACAGCCTGTCGAGATTGCCAGCGCCCTGCGTCGGGAGCTGGACAACAAATCCATTACCCTCACTGAGGGTCGCACCCTTGCCCCCAATGTGTTCACCGCCCGCCTCTCCGACTCGGACTTTGCCCTGGCCCAGGAATGGGGCTCAACGCTCGCTGAAGAACTGTGCGACGTCGTGATCAAACACGTCAACAGCCAGGGTTACACCCTGCGTGGACCTCTCAAAGTGTCCTTTACCCGCGATGCGGAGCTGAAGGCCGGCGTGTTTGAAGTGGATTCGGCGACGGAAAAGCAGGCGGGTCCCCGCAGACCGACCACCCCCAATGCTCCCACCCGGCAACCGACGCGGCTACAGCCAGTGCTCGACCTCGACGGCCAGCGCTACTCGCTGAATGCCGGATCGATCATCTTGGGACGCTCGTCAGAGGCCGACATCCTGGTTGACGACACCGGCGTGTCCAGGAAGCACCTCGAGATCCGCACCCAGGGTGGAAGCACCCGGGCCGTCGATCTCGGGTCAACCAACGGCAGCTATGTGAATGGGCAGCGAGTCCAGGGAGAGACTGACCTGTCGGATGGATCGATCATCACTATGGGCCGCACCCGGATGACCTTCCGGCTCATCCCGGTACCGAATGGTGGCCGCTAG
- a CDS encoding FHA domain-containing protein: MSDLSELTLTVLRYGFLVLIWILVISVVSALRQDLVVGSRNRLGTPSARQVRKHPELVEEAPPRVTARTLVVTEGPLQGTTLQLASSPILLGRAQEATLVLEDDYASGRHARLFPQGSRWFIEDLGSTNGTFLAGSQLTRALPVDLGVPVRIGKTVIELRS, translated from the coding sequence ATGAGCGACCTGAGTGAACTGACCCTCACGGTGCTGCGGTACGGCTTCCTGGTGCTGATCTGGATCCTGGTGATCAGCGTCGTGAGCGCGCTTCGACAGGATCTCGTCGTTGGTAGTCGTAACCGCCTGGGCACCCCCTCGGCCCGGCAGGTGCGAAAGCACCCGGAACTGGTCGAGGAAGCACCGCCCCGGGTCACCGCAAGAACGCTTGTGGTCACCGAGGGTCCGTTGCAGGGAACCACCCTTCAACTGGCATCGAGCCCCATCCTGCTTGGCCGAGCACAGGAAGCCACCCTCGTCCTTGAGGACGACTATGCCTCCGGCCGCCACGCACGCCTCTTTCCCCAGGGCAGCCGCTGGTTCATTGAGGACCTCGGGTCCACCAACGGCACCTTCCTCGCGGGCAGCCAGCTGACCCGCGCGTTGCCTGTTGATCTGGGCGTTCCTGTCCGGATCGGTAAGACGGTCATCGAATTGAGGTCATAA
- a CDS encoding PP2C family serine/threonine-protein phosphatase, whose translation MRFAARSDVGMVRAKNDDSAYVGRYLAVVADGMGGHAGGNIASASTVLDLVHLDRKGFDEGEAANQLADEIQTANSLLSELVSTNPQLAGMGTTVTALLLSGNHLEFAHIGDSRAYRLKNDVFEQISVDHTFVQRLINEGRLRPEEADVHPHKNVLMRVLGDVDASPELDLQSFEVTAGERWLLCSDGLNAVLSDNLIERIVRETTDLRDCVNTLVELTLAGGSPDNVTIAVVEIAETTPEDLRTAALTAIPPAKEAAGEKDEPSPVQPAAGTAFRADVIRQDLSTRPHLLVGSAALATETGQIPIVTQRTTERRAAMMLTHRAADSEFLEDDADEPSGMRKRWLIPAFLSLMSLILVAVLWFGYAWTQTRYYVAEYEDNVAIFNGVSQTIGPVRLSHLDQETDIPVSNLPEYQRARVASSLPATDLEHAQRIVEDLRGDLRAVACPPESSSPSASPSPSDGPSESPSNEPSESPSASPTGSADPSAEPTRSRPSPESSAEAAPRGTQDCRDETS comes from the coding sequence ATGCGTTTCGCTGCACGCTCTGACGTCGGTATGGTCCGCGCCAAGAATGATGATTCCGCCTATGTGGGGCGATACCTGGCGGTTGTGGCTGACGGCATGGGCGGGCACGCAGGCGGGAACATCGCTTCCGCCTCGACGGTCCTGGACCTGGTTCACCTGGACCGGAAAGGCTTCGACGAGGGCGAAGCCGCCAATCAGCTTGCCGACGAGATCCAGACCGCCAATTCCCTCCTTTCCGAGTTGGTCAGTACCAATCCGCAGCTGGCCGGAATGGGAACCACTGTCACCGCCCTCCTGCTCAGCGGTAACCATCTTGAGTTCGCGCACATCGGAGATTCCCGTGCCTACCGGCTCAAAAATGATGTGTTTGAGCAGATCAGCGTCGATCACACATTTGTGCAGCGCCTCATCAATGAAGGACGTCTCCGGCCTGAAGAAGCCGACGTGCACCCCCACAAGAATGTGCTGATGCGGGTTCTGGGGGACGTTGACGCCAGTCCTGAACTCGACCTGCAGTCCTTCGAGGTCACAGCGGGTGAGCGGTGGTTGCTGTGCTCGGACGGTTTGAACGCGGTGCTCAGCGACAACCTGATCGAACGGATCGTTCGTGAAACCACTGACCTTCGAGACTGCGTCAATACTCTCGTCGAGTTGACCCTCGCCGGCGGGTCACCCGACAACGTCACGATCGCCGTCGTCGAGATCGCCGAAACCACCCCGGAGGACCTCCGCACCGCCGCGCTTACTGCGATCCCACCGGCCAAGGAAGCAGCGGGTGAGAAGGACGAACCCTCGCCCGTGCAACCCGCCGCTGGCACCGCATTCCGCGCCGACGTAATCCGCCAGGACCTTTCTACCAGGCCGCACCTGCTCGTAGGGTCAGCGGCCCTGGCCACCGAAACCGGTCAGATCCCAATCGTCACCCAACGCACCACTGAACGCCGTGCCGCCATGATGCTGACCCATCGTGCCGCCGACAGCGAATTTCTGGAGGACGACGCCGATGAGCCGTCCGGGATGCGCAAGCGCTGGCTCATTCCCGCCTTCCTGAGCCTGATGTCGCTCATTCTTGTTGCAGTGCTCTGGTTCGGTTACGCCTGGACCCAGACCCGGTACTACGTCGCCGAATACGAGGACAACGTCGCCATCTTCAATGGAGTGTCACAGACCATCGGCCCGGTCCGCCTCAGCCACCTCGATCAGGAGACAGACATCCCCGTCTCCAACCTCCCCGAGTATCAGCGCGCCCGGGTGGCGAGTTCGCTACCAGCCACGGACCTCGAGCACGCCCAACGCATTGTGGAGGATCTCCGTGGTGATCTGCGTGCCGTGGCGTGCCCACCCGAATCTTCGTCGCCATCGGCCTCGCCCTCACCGTCCGATGGCCCGTCAGAGTCGCCCTCCAATGAGCCGTCAGAGTCCCCCTCCGCTTCCCCCACCGGTTCCGCGGACCCCTCCGCCGAGCCAACCCGCAGCAGACCCAGCCCGGAGAGCAGTGCAGAAGCGGCCCCGCGTGGTACACAAGACTGCCGAGATGAGACATCATGA
- a CDS encoding FtsW/RodA/SpoVE family cell cycle protein, whose translation MSDVLTAPKSRRNIEALLLVVALGVAISANLIVGLDKDNPLDSAFWTQSGVLAGLALVFHLVLRVRAKYADPVILPIVIALNGIGLAMIYRIDLANDTTVAESQFLWTSVAMAASIAVLLVFKNHRVLRRFTYISLIASAVLLLLPLTPLGLEINGARIWINVGFGTFQPGEIAKITLAIFFAGYLSTNRDLILLAGKKVGPVQLPRFRDLAPMVAAWMVSIGVLIFQRDLGSSMLFFGLFMVMIYVATSRFSWILIGLLMIIAGGFAAIQLFSHVSLRIDSWINAFDPEVFNREAGSSFQVVQGLFGLANGGLFGTGLGEGRPDLVIYANSDMIIAALGEELGLIGLFGIIMLFVLLVSRGIRTALGTRDGFGKLLACGLSFTIALQCFVVMGGVTRLIPLTGLTTPFMSAGGSSLLANWIIVAILLLISESARRPAVTGPMKDSFPDPQDFRTGSLTGQSREVTP comes from the coding sequence ATGAGCGACGTCCTGACAGCTCCCAAGTCCCGACGCAACATCGAAGCCCTCCTTCTTGTGGTTGCCCTGGGAGTCGCGATCAGCGCGAACCTCATTGTGGGCCTCGACAAGGACAACCCGTTGGACTCCGCATTCTGGACCCAGAGCGGCGTCCTCGCAGGGCTTGCCCTGGTCTTCCACCTGGTGCTGCGGGTCAGGGCAAAATATGCCGATCCAGTAATACTTCCAATCGTGATTGCTCTGAACGGTATTGGGCTCGCCATGATCTACCGGATCGACCTGGCGAACGACACCACTGTCGCTGAAAGCCAGTTCCTCTGGACCTCCGTTGCCATGGCAGCATCCATTGCGGTCCTGCTGGTCTTCAAGAATCACCGGGTTCTCCGCCGGTTTACCTATATCTCCCTGATCGCAAGCGCCGTCCTCCTCCTGCTGCCCCTGACCCCCCTGGGCCTGGAGATCAACGGCGCCCGCATCTGGATCAACGTTGGTTTCGGAACGTTCCAACCAGGCGAAATCGCCAAGATCACCCTCGCAATATTCTTCGCCGGTTATCTATCCACCAACAGGGACCTGATCCTGCTTGCGGGCAAGAAGGTTGGCCCGGTCCAGTTGCCACGGTTCAGGGACCTGGCCCCGATGGTGGCCGCGTGGATGGTCAGCATCGGCGTCCTGATCTTCCAGCGCGATCTGGGGTCGTCCATGCTGTTCTTCGGCCTGTTCATGGTGATGATCTATGTCGCCACCAGCCGGTTCAGTTGGATCCTCATCGGGTTGCTGATGATCATTGCCGGCGGGTTCGCCGCGATCCAATTGTTCAGCCATGTTTCGCTACGCATCGACAGCTGGATTAACGCCTTCGACCCGGAAGTTTTTAACCGGGAGGCAGGAAGTAGCTTCCAGGTGGTCCAGGGACTCTTCGGGCTGGCCAACGGCGGCCTCTTTGGGACAGGTCTCGGTGAAGGACGACCGGATCTGGTGATCTACGCCAACAGCGACATGATCATCGCCGCCCTCGGTGAGGAGCTAGGCCTGATCGGACTCTTCGGGATCATCATGCTCTTCGTCCTCCTGGTCTCCCGAGGTATCCGCACCGCACTGGGTACCCGGGATGGCTTCGGGAAGCTGCTGGCGTGCGGCCTATCCTTCACCATCGCCCTGCAGTGCTTCGTGGTGATGGGCGGAGTGACCCGACTGATACCCCTGACCGGTCTCACAACACCCTTCATGTCCGCCGGCGGATCGTCGCTGCTCGCCAACTGGATCATCGTCGCCATCCTGCTTCTCATCTCCGAGTCGGCTCGCCGTCCGGCGGTCACCGGGCCGATGAAAGACTCTTTCCCTGACCCTCAGGATTTCCGCACCGGATCGCTCACCGGCCAATCCAGGGAGGTTACCCCGTGA
- a CDS encoding penicillin-binding protein 2 — MNQAIRSAWLVALAMFTLVLGSLTFVQFFEAEALSDNDWNNRSLLQDFGKNRGSILVDGRAVAESVPSDDEFNFQRVYNEPNLYAHLTGFYSLANGATHLESVMADELSGTSDELFYDRIVQLFSGAQVQGASVELTIDPEIQQLAWDLIPDGQQGSIVVMEPGTGNIIAMVSKPSYDPNLLAGHDTSIVLQNLEELSTVPGLSPYFNPATESLVAPGSVFKLVVAAAALESGDFDDESVIPNPAVLDLPGTDVGLPNFVNGGCASQTTATLEFALEQSCNTPFAQIAWDLGAEAVLAQAQDFGFGETFGIPVRVEASQFPEAPSEPELAQSAIGQFDVRVTPLQMAMVNAAIANDGVLMKPNLVKALRAPDLERISAPEPEVLSESISVDTSNQLTDWMVNVVNNGTARSAAIPGVEVAGKTGTAEVSGQGDNAWFTGFAPADDPEVVVSIVMQNVDIATGGQLTSPSAKQLIEAVLNK; from the coding sequence GTGAACCAGGCAATAAGAAGCGCGTGGCTGGTGGCGCTGGCAATGTTCACCCTGGTCCTTGGATCCCTCACCTTTGTCCAGTTTTTTGAAGCCGAAGCGTTGAGCGACAACGATTGGAACAACCGGTCGCTGCTGCAGGACTTCGGGAAGAACCGCGGCTCGATCCTGGTCGACGGACGAGCGGTCGCCGAATCCGTCCCTTCAGACGACGAGTTCAACTTCCAGCGGGTCTACAACGAGCCGAACCTCTACGCGCACCTCACCGGCTTCTACTCGCTAGCCAACGGCGCCACACACCTGGAAAGTGTGATGGCCGACGAACTGTCCGGCACAAGCGACGAGTTGTTCTACGACCGCATCGTCCAGCTCTTCTCGGGCGCCCAGGTCCAGGGCGCCTCGGTGGAACTCACCATTGACCCGGAGATTCAGCAACTCGCCTGGGATCTGATCCCGGATGGCCAGCAGGGATCGATCGTGGTGATGGAACCCGGAACCGGCAACATCATCGCCATGGTGTCCAAGCCTTCCTATGACCCGAACCTCCTGGCCGGACACGACACCTCAATTGTGTTGCAGAACCTTGAGGAACTATCGACCGTGCCCGGGCTTTCCCCGTACTTCAACCCGGCCACCGAATCCCTGGTGGCGCCGGGGTCAGTCTTCAAGCTAGTGGTCGCCGCTGCCGCGCTGGAATCGGGAGACTTCGACGACGAGTCTGTCATCCCCAACCCTGCAGTCCTGGACCTGCCCGGCACTGATGTGGGCCTTCCGAACTTCGTCAACGGCGGCTGCGCGTCCCAGACAACCGCGACGCTCGAGTTCGCACTGGAACAGTCGTGCAACACCCCGTTTGCACAGATCGCCTGGGACCTTGGCGCCGAAGCAGTCCTGGCGCAGGCACAGGATTTCGGTTTCGGTGAAACCTTCGGCATCCCTGTTCGGGTCGAGGCCAGCCAGTTCCCGGAAGCACCCTCCGAGCCTGAGCTCGCCCAGTCGGCTATCGGGCAGTTCGACGTCCGGGTCACCCCACTCCAGATGGCCATGGTGAATGCAGCAATCGCCAACGACGGAGTCCTGATGAAACCGAACCTGGTGAAGGCCCTGCGTGCCCCCGACCTCGAACGCATCAGTGCACCCGAGCCTGAGGTGTTGAGCGAGTCGATCAGCGTCGATACTTCCAACCAGCTCACTGACTGGATGGTCAATGTCGTCAACAACGGCACTGCTCGATCAGCTGCCATTCCCGGTGTTGAGGTGGCGGGTAAAACCGGAACGGCGGAGGTATCAGGGCAGGGTGACAACGCCTGGTTCACCGGATTCGCTCCGGCTGACGACCCGGAGGTGGTGGTGTCGATCGTGATGCAGAACGTGGACATCGCGACGGGTGGCCAACTAACAAGTCCAAGCGCTAAGCAATTGATTGAGGCGGTGTTGAATAAGTGA
- a CDS encoding protein kinase domain-containing protein, giving the protein MRPTSGITLGGRFKLTDRIAIGGMGEVWKAMDQVLGREVAIKILKEEYTGDPNFLDRFRAEARHTALLNHDGIANVFDYGEEGGSAYLVMELVPGQPLSTIIEREQILSPDRTLSIVGQTATALSVAHRQGLVHRDVKPGNLLILPDGRVKITDFGIARLADQVPLTATGQVMGTAQYLAPEQATGQAATGSSDIYALGVIGYELLAGRRPFSGESQIAIALAQVNDAPPPLPETIPRPVRALIASMLAKDPADRPADAELLAQAVAAIRRNDIRAAEAAVPGMLLFGGNTGPITAPVPAATTSATRVVPTSTSSMPVVGAAAGAGAVGASREWQEEEIDRGDPVEQSRGRSPWLIPLVLLFLLVGLAVGLFFLWPVLSGADDDPTVPPVTSTSASPSTSASATETETATETETESETPSEEPTTEPVETTEAPEIVISAVEFVGRPVDVVVADLRSRGLEPVVEEENSDTVQEGIVITVAPVGSLRPGDSVTVTASIGPETPETVAVPPRLVGATEQQVIDALTEAGLSGARAGEQESGEPAGTVLSVDPGEGSEVEPGSTVNYVVSSGPPVVTTPPPTEEPTATSPPPTTEAP; this is encoded by the coding sequence GTGAGACCTACATCGGGTATCACCTTAGGCGGTCGGTTTAAGCTGACCGACAGGATCGCCATTGGCGGAATGGGTGAGGTCTGGAAGGCGATGGACCAGGTCCTGGGCCGCGAGGTTGCCATAAAGATTCTCAAAGAGGAATATACGGGTGACCCCAATTTCCTTGACCGCTTCCGCGCCGAAGCCCGCCACACCGCTCTGCTCAACCACGACGGAATCGCCAATGTCTTCGACTACGGCGAGGAGGGCGGATCTGCCTACCTCGTCATGGAGTTGGTTCCTGGCCAGCCCTTGTCCACCATTATCGAGCGCGAACAGATCCTTTCACCCGACCGCACCCTGTCCATCGTCGGTCAGACAGCAACGGCTCTGTCGGTTGCCCACCGTCAGGGACTGGTGCACCGGGATGTGAAGCCGGGCAACCTGCTGATCCTTCCCGATGGACGAGTCAAAATCACCGACTTCGGTATCGCGCGGCTGGCAGACCAGGTGCCGCTGACCGCGACCGGGCAGGTCATGGGTACCGCCCAGTACCTGGCGCCTGAGCAGGCAACCGGCCAGGCTGCCACCGGGTCAAGTGACATCTACGCGCTGGGCGTGATCGGGTACGAGCTTCTGGCCGGTCGACGGCCCTTCTCAGGCGAATCGCAGATCGCGATCGCGCTGGCGCAGGTCAATGACGCCCCACCGCCCCTTCCGGAAACCATTCCGCGGCCGGTCCGCGCCCTCATTGCCTCTATGCTCGCCAAAGACCCGGCCGACCGTCCAGCGGATGCCGAGCTCCTGGCCCAGGCAGTCGCTGCCATCCGCCGGAATGACATCCGCGCGGCCGAGGCCGCCGTCCCCGGGATGCTGCTCTTCGGTGGCAACACTGGCCCGATCACCGCACCCGTCCCCGCGGCTACGACGTCGGCCACGCGCGTCGTGCCGACGTCGACATCGTCAATGCCGGTGGTCGGTGCTGCGGCCGGAGCGGGGGCCGTAGGTGCATCCCGCGAATGGCAGGAAGAAGAAATCGACCGCGGCGATCCAGTCGAGCAATCCCGTGGACGCAGTCCGTGGCTGATACCCCTGGTTCTACTGTTCCTGTTGGTGGGTCTGGCCGTCGGACTGTTCTTCCTGTGGCCGGTTCTCTCCGGGGCCGACGACGATCCGACCGTCCCGCCGGTAACATCAACTTCCGCCAGTCCCTCCACCAGCGCCTCTGCGACGGAAACGGAAACGGCAACAGAAACGGAGACCGAGTCGGAGACCCCTTCGGAAGAGCCGACCACCGAACCTGTTGAAACCACTGAAGCCCCGGAGATCGTCATCAGTGCTGTCGAGTTTGTGGGACGTCCCGTTGATGTAGTGGTCGCCGATCTTCGGTCCCGAGGTCTGGAGCCAGTCGTCGAGGAAGAGAATTCTGACACTGTGCAGGAAGGCATTGTTATCACCGTGGCGCCCGTTGGATCTTTGAGGCCCGGCGATAGCGTTACTGTCACTGCTTCAATCGGTCCCGAAACACCCGAAACCGTGGCCGTACCTCCGCGGCTGGTTGGGGCGACTGAGCAACAGGTGATCGATGCTCTAACTGAAGCTGGACTCAGCGGCGCGCGCGCGGGCGAACAGGAGTCCGGGGAGCCAGCGGGAACTGTCCTCAGTGTGGACCCCGGCGAAGGTTCGGAAGTTGAACCGGGGAGCACTGTCAATTATGTGGTGTCATCCGGTCCTCCCGTGGTGACCACACCACCGCCGACGGAGGAACCCACCGCCACCAGTCCCCCACCCACCACTGAAGCGCCATAG
- the pknB gene encoding Stk1 family PASTA domain-containing Ser/Thr kinase, with the protein MQAEGNHVTTDRVLNGRYEVGELIGRGGMADVHLGRDIRLGRSVAIKVLRRDLARDPLFQSRFRREAQAVAALNHPTIVSVYDTGEEEIAGRSIDDVRVPFIVMEYVAGRTLRDLIRADELSLDESAEHMVGVLSALEYSHKAGIVHRDIKPANVMITPEGNVKVMDFGIARAIADSAATMTQTQAVIGTAQYLSPEQARGETVDARSDLYSAGCLMYELFTARPPFIGDSPVSVAYQHVREEPKPASQFNPEVSPALDAVLKRALEKDRQDRFQDAVAFRTALQDARRGVILSSSQERATEAFSTVPAATVDEGPQTRAMAKVLAGGSMSSGPVTDEQPLLPTQRTSDDENDDRRRATRRAWTTTFFIIVALVLAGGTFVLFNLLNTQPEGPVLQEVPSVAGMTQDEAANAIFAADLRPQFEEDFSDTIDPGLVIDSDPGAGADIEPGSTVNVTISEGPSEAVIPEAIMGMTESSARDALSSADLSGGEVTEENSATVPAGRVISASPAAGESVPVGSEVDLVLSTGLVEVPRVIELPIDEATALLEDPVRGLTVRVEEVENAVVDPNVVTDQSVDPESTVPPGTEIVLTVAIEPVPEEEPSSDPETTPSAGETPSEAPEEP; encoded by the coding sequence ATGCAGGCGGAAGGCAACCACGTGACCACTGACAGGGTCCTCAACGGACGTTACGAAGTAGGTGAGCTCATCGGCCGTGGCGGCATGGCCGATGTCCACCTCGGCCGTGACATCCGGTTGGGCCGGTCGGTCGCCATCAAGGTGCTGCGCCGGGACCTGGCCAGGGACCCCCTGTTCCAGTCGCGGTTCCGCCGGGAGGCGCAGGCCGTTGCCGCTCTGAACCATCCCACGATTGTTTCGGTCTACGACACCGGCGAAGAAGAGATTGCAGGGCGTTCGATCGACGATGTCCGGGTGCCGTTCATCGTGATGGAATACGTGGCCGGGCGGACCCTTCGCGACCTGATCCGAGCGGATGAGCTCTCCCTCGATGAGTCGGCCGAACACATGGTGGGGGTCCTGTCTGCGCTGGAGTACAGCCACAAAGCCGGAATTGTGCACCGCGACATCAAGCCCGCCAACGTAATGATCACCCCCGAGGGCAACGTCAAGGTGATGGATTTCGGTATCGCCCGAGCCATCGCCGACTCCGCCGCCACCATGACCCAAACCCAGGCTGTGATCGGGACCGCCCAGTACCTTTCACCCGAGCAGGCAAGGGGGGAGACAGTCGACGCGCGCAGTGACCTGTACTCCGCCGGTTGTCTGATGTACGAACTGTTCACCGCCCGCCCACCCTTCATCGGCGACAGCCCCGTCTCGGTGGCTTATCAGCATGTCCGGGAGGAACCAAAACCCGCGAGCCAGTTCAATCCTGAGGTGTCACCCGCGCTGGACGCAGTGTTGAAGCGAGCCCTGGAGAAGGACCGCCAGGACCGTTTCCAGGATGCCGTCGCCTTTCGCACCGCACTGCAGGACGCGCGACGGGGAGTTATTCTTTCATCTTCCCAGGAGCGAGCGACCGAGGCCTTTTCAACCGTGCCCGCGGCTACGGTCGACGAGGGACCCCAGACCCGCGCCATGGCGAAGGTACTAGCCGGCGGCTCAATGAGCTCGGGGCCCGTCACCGACGAGCAGCCTCTGCTGCCCACGCAGCGAACCTCGGACGATGAAAACGACGATCGCCGTCGTGCCACCCGCCGCGCCTGGACCACCACGTTCTTCATCATCGTGGCCCTGGTCCTCGCTGGTGGAACGTTTGTGCTGTTCAACCTTTTGAATACCCAGCCCGAGGGCCCGGTGCTGCAAGAGGTTCCGTCCGTCGCAGGAATGACCCAGGATGAGGCAGCAAATGCCATTTTTGCAGCAGATCTGCGCCCGCAGTTCGAAGAGGATTTCAGTGACACCATCGACCCGGGATTGGTGATTGATTCCGATCCGGGGGCCGGAGCCGACATCGAACCGGGGTCCACAGTCAATGTGACCATCTCCGAAGGTCCCTCCGAGGCGGTAATCCCCGAAGCCATCATGGGAATGACAGAGTCATCTGCCCGCGACGCTCTCTCGTCAGCAGATCTGAGCGGGGGAGAAGTCACCGAGGAGAACAGCGCAACGGTTCCCGCTGGCCGGGTAATTTCCGCCAGCCCCGCAGCGGGGGAATCAGTACCGGTCGGCTCGGAGGTGGATCTGGTGCTCTCGACGGGACTGGTGGAAGTACCGCGGGTGATCGAGCTGCCCATCGATGAGGCCACCGCACTGCTTGAAGATCCGGTCCGCGGCCTGACCGTCAGGGTGGAGGAAGTCGAGAACGCCGTCGTCGACCCCAACGTCGTGACCGACCAGAGTGTCGACCCTGAATCGACCGTCCCCCCGGGTACTGAAATCGTTCTGACCGTGGCGATTGAACCCGTCCCGGAAGAGGAGCCCTCCAGCGATCCTGAAACCACCCCATCAGCCGGTGAGACTCCGTCGGAAGCACCGGAGGAGCCCTGA
- a CDS encoding aminodeoxychorismate/anthranilate synthase component II produces MSKTTRILVIDNYDSFVYTLVGYLQELGAETTVVRNDDVTLAEAIALAEVRDGVLISPGPGTPADAGICVDMIRWCGANSLPMLGVCLGHQALAEAFGGTVTHAPELMHGKTSLVEHDSGSIFTGLPSPLTATRYHSLAAVSEVVPPDLVVTARTASGIIMGLEHRTAPLCGVQFHPESVLTEGGYRMLGNWLESLGLTGAAEKSSTLSPLITK; encoded by the coding sequence ATGTCCAAGACCACCCGCATTTTGGTTATCGACAACTACGACAGTTTTGTCTACACCCTGGTCGGCTACCTTCAGGAACTGGGTGCCGAGACGACCGTGGTGAGGAACGACGACGTCACGCTGGCTGAGGCGATAGCTCTCGCCGAGGTGCGCGATGGTGTACTGATCTCCCCCGGCCCCGGAACGCCGGCTGATGCTGGGATCTGCGTCGACATGATCAGGTGGTGTGGGGCGAATTCCCTGCCCATGCTCGGAGTCTGCCTGGGTCACCAAGCCCTCGCTGAAGCCTTCGGCGGGACAGTCACCCACGCTCCAGAGCTGATGCACGGCAAGACCTCGCTGGTGGAGCATGATTCCGGCAGCATCTTCACCGGTCTCCCGTCGCCATTGACGGCCACCCGGTACCATTCGCTGGCAGCGGTGAGCGAGGTGGTGCCGCCGGACCTGGTGGTTACCGCCCGGACGGCCAGCGGTATCATCATGGGCCTGGAACACAGGACAGCCCCGCTGTGCGGGGTGCAGTTCCATCCCGAGTCAGTCCTCACCGAGGGCGGCTACCGCATGCTGGGGAACTGGCTCGAGTCCCTGGGGCTGACAGGTGCAGCCGAAAAATCCTCCACCCTGAGCCCACTCATCACCAAGTAG
- a CDS encoding cell division protein CrgA yields the protein MPESKSRKKPTQSNTPASTEPKPNPVWYKPVMFGLMILGLLWIIVYYVSEARFPIPSIDSWNILIGFGLAIVGFLMTTRWR from the coding sequence GTGCCCGAGTCGAAGTCCCGTAAAAAGCCGACCCAGTCCAACACCCCCGCCTCCACCGAACCGAAGCCCAACCCGGTTTGGTACAAGCCAGTAATGTTTGGCCTGATGATTTTGGGCCTCCTCTGGATCATTGTCTACTACGTGTCCGAGGCTCGGTTCCCCATCCCCTCGATCGACTCGTGGAATATCCTGATTGGCTTCGGTCTGGCCATTGTTGGATTCCTGATGACCACCCGGTGGCGCTGA